One segment of Candidatus Hydrogenedentota bacterium DNA contains the following:
- a CDS encoding DUF2089 family protein, with the protein MDATHEHKKPGCPYCGTPMRPVVMTCDRCEVEVRGRFRQTQFLRMSGEDLSFLESYLLAGFSIKALAERSGLGYVAIRNRLDRVIESYQKLHDNEEAKRAILERLERGEITAKAAAEAMEGL; encoded by the coding sequence ATGGACGCAACACACGAACATAAAAAACCCGGGTGCCCGTACTGCGGAACACCCATGCGTCCGGTGGTGATGACGTGCGACCGATGCGAGGTGGAGGTGCGGGGCCGGTTCCGCCAGACGCAGTTCTTACGGATGTCGGGCGAAGACCTTTCATTTCTGGAAAGCTACCTTCTGGCCGGGTTCAGCATCAAGGCGCTTGCAGAGAGGTCCGGCTTGGGTTATGTGGCCATCCGAAACCGCCTGGACCGCGTGATTGAGTCGTATCAGAAGCTGCACGACAATGAAGAAGCCAAGCGTGCGATTCTGGAGCGGCTCGAAAGGGGCGAAATCACGGCGAAGGCGGCGGCGGAAGCGATGGAGGGGCTGTGA
- a CDS encoding PspC domain-containing protein: MESGDLSAQERLDRMLHDGTITEEDYLRLSRVVDASGGTKEMQADAKVRKLTKKWDGGLVGGICAGYADYFGVDVAVVRTITVLAAILLLGVLALPLYLLGCLFVPWDDAEKARAFRESGRPKAFMVAVACLFFVFPWVYATFALPYLEAVYEDVGFAIWSASGQMTWAGRALDCASEYRGWVSRVFWTPVDHAVISLVVIALAATLVFVLGALYNCMCRECVRKWFARGVVWLGIGWCLFLFAGTMYPLIGMTARMG; the protein is encoded by the coding sequence ATGGAATCGGGAGATTTGTCGGCGCAGGAGAGGCTTGACCGGATGCTTCATGACGGGACAATCACCGAGGAGGACTATCTTCGGCTGTCGCGAGTGGTGGACGCTTCGGGCGGGACCAAGGAGATGCAGGCGGACGCGAAGGTCCGGAAACTGACCAAGAAATGGGACGGCGGCTTGGTTGGGGGGATCTGCGCTGGCTATGCGGATTACTTCGGCGTGGACGTGGCCGTGGTGCGAACGATCACCGTCCTGGCGGCAATCCTGTTGCTGGGCGTGCTGGCACTGCCGTTGTATCTTCTGGGTTGTTTGTTCGTGCCATGGGACGATGCGGAGAAGGCGCGCGCGTTTCGAGAAAGCGGCCGGCCCAAGGCGTTCATGGTCGCGGTTGCCTGTTTGTTCTTCGTTTTTCCGTGGGTGTATGCGACGTTTGCGCTGCCGTATCTCGAGGCTGTCTACGAGGATGTGGGCTTCGCGATCTGGTCGGCAAGCGGTCAGATGACTTGGGCGGGAAGGGCGCTGGATTGCGCGTCAGAGTACCGGGGATGGGTCTCGCGCGTTTTCTGGACGCCCGTGGACCATGCGGTCATCTCGCTTGTGGTTATTGCGCTGGCGGCCACGCTCGTTTTTGTGCTGGGGGCCCTCTATAACTGTATGTGCCGGGAATGTGTGCGCAAATGGTTCGCGCGGGGCGTGGTCTGGCTGGGGATAGGCTGGTGCCTGTTTCTGTTTGCGGGGACGATGTATCCGCTCATAGGTATGACTGCCCGGATGGGGTGA
- a CDS encoding alkaline phosphatase D family protein has product MRTATCLSLAAFAMVAHFAEAQVLVGTSEGDLESNLSILNLFGEQPETSQRLYAAAYMTLAADPHATFTGISDNPDVQRILNDNGVTRLGGPMLGAVTPDGARVWLRTLKPASVEVRLTIDGQERAFGPVHSSAESDLAAVVPITNLTPATRYPYRVLVDGAPIAIPEHAALVTAPAPTEAGTVRIAFGSCFHRWGIGNAAQAERIRSRNPVAMLLIGDIAVQDRNNHLGLHRADYLMRDLQPAWQGLAASVPVYAAWDDHDYFDNDKAGIPEGYTEEDRQGVRRVFMQAWNNPSYGFGDARGGVFLRTRFSPCDVIMLDSRYFRENREGSFLGEDQMQWVEEQLLDCRGPFIIISCGTMWSDYVSDGKDSWGRWDPEGRERIFSFIEKNRIGGVLLISGDRHGARGFRIPRPSGFSFYEFEAASLGGRKGPAVTDPEWTTQLYGFAEKYAFGEFTIDAGLPDPEVTFRLIQDDGAELYTITLKRSQLTPSGN; this is encoded by the coding sequence ATGAGAACGGCAACGTGCCTGTCTCTGGCCGCATTCGCGATGGTGGCCCACTTCGCCGAAGCCCAAGTCCTGGTGGGCACATCAGAAGGCGACCTCGAATCCAACCTTTCGATACTCAATCTGTTTGGAGAACAGCCGGAAACGAGCCAGCGCCTTTACGCGGCCGCCTATATGACCCTCGCCGCAGACCCTCACGCGACGTTTACGGGTATTTCAGACAACCCGGACGTTCAACGCATCTTGAACGACAACGGCGTCACCCGTTTGGGAGGACCCATGCTCGGAGCGGTCACGCCGGACGGCGCGCGGGTCTGGCTGCGCACCCTCAAGCCGGCAAGCGTCGAAGTCCGTCTAACGATCGACGGCCAGGAACGCGCGTTCGGACCCGTTCATAGTTCGGCCGAATCGGACCTGGCCGCCGTTGTGCCCATCACGAATCTCACGCCCGCCACGCGCTATCCCTACCGCGTCCTGGTCGACGGCGCGCCAATCGCCATTCCCGAACACGCGGCGCTCGTTACCGCCCCCGCGCCTACCGAGGCCGGGACCGTTCGAATCGCCTTTGGGAGCTGCTTTCACCGGTGGGGCATCGGCAACGCGGCGCAAGCCGAGCGTATCCGCAGCCGCAATCCCGTGGCCATGCTATTGATCGGCGACATCGCCGTGCAGGACAGAAACAACCATCTCGGCCTGCACCGCGCCGACTATCTCATGCGCGACCTCCAACCCGCGTGGCAGGGTCTCGCCGCCTCGGTCCCCGTCTATGCCGCCTGGGATGACCACGACTATTTCGACAACGACAAGGCCGGCATCCCCGAGGGGTACACGGAGGAAGACCGGCAGGGCGTCCGCCGGGTTTTCATGCAAGCATGGAACAACCCCTCCTACGGATTTGGCGATGCGCGGGGCGGCGTTTTTTTGCGCACACGGTTCAGCCCTTGCGACGTCATCATGCTCGACAGCCGGTACTTCCGTGAGAACAGGGAAGGCTCGTTCCTGGGCGAAGACCAGATGCAATGGGTGGAAGAACAGCTCCTTGATTGCAGGGGACCGTTCATCATCATCTCGTGCGGCACCATGTGGAGCGATTACGTCTCCGATGGCAAGGATTCCTGGGGACGCTGGGACCCCGAGGGGCGCGAACGCATCTTCTCCTTCATCGAGAAGAACCGGATCGGCGGCGTGCTCTTGATCTCCGGCGACCGCCACGGCGCGCGCGGGTTCCGCATTCCCCGGCCGTCAGGATTCTCGTTCTATGAATTCGAAGCCGCCAGCCTCGGTGGTCGAAAGGGCCCCGCCGTCACCGACCCCGAATGGACAACGCAGCTCTACGGGTTCGCCGAAAAATACGCGTTCGGCGAATTCACCATCGACGCCGGGCTGCCCGATCCCGAGGTGACGTTCCGATTGATCCAGGACGACGGCGCCGAACTCTACACCATCACGCTGAAACGCAGCCAGTTGACGCCATCCGGCAACTGA
- a CDS encoding helix-turn-helix domain-containing protein, with translation MMFLDDLARKIRSQREKLGLKQQDIANALNVSPQAVSKWERGENAPDIAVLAPLSRILGVSTDWLLSVHEPGTDEFEATVLVSSVRGAYKKSLSIAPRDFALWANGIFYQLTEITLRHEGVPLKYLGDQYLCFFSGTQHRVRGLMAALEAKRLITEDVKISLSTGPVYLGSVGHPDYVRPDIMGEAVNVAFLTNEWVDAHGKTGIAVTASVLEEAVGKYAAGKAHTVSFKGINRKVRVYEVREEGSGKRD, from the coding sequence ATGATGTTTCTGGATGATTTGGCCCGGAAGATCCGGTCGCAGCGCGAGAAGCTCGGCCTGAAACAGCAGGACATCGCAAACGCGCTGAACGTGAGCCCACAGGCGGTTTCGAAGTGGGAACGGGGCGAGAATGCGCCGGATATCGCGGTGCTGGCGCCGCTGTCGCGCATCCTGGGCGTGTCAACGGACTGGCTGTTGTCGGTGCATGAACCGGGAACGGACGAGTTCGAGGCAACTGTGCTGGTATCGAGCGTGCGGGGCGCCTACAAAAAATCCTTGAGTATCGCGCCGCGGGATTTCGCACTGTGGGCGAATGGAATTTTCTATCAGCTGACGGAAATCACGCTGCGGCATGAGGGCGTGCCGCTCAAATATTTGGGCGACCAGTACTTGTGTTTCTTCTCGGGAACGCAGCACCGGGTCAGGGGCCTGATGGCGGCCCTCGAGGCAAAGCGACTGATTACGGAGGATGTGAAGATCAGCCTGAGCACCGGGCCGGTGTATCTCGGCTCGGTAGGTCATCCGGATTACGTCCGGCCGGACATCATGGGCGAGGCGGTCAACGTGGCCTTTCTGACAAACGAATGGGTCGACGCCCACGGAAAGACCGGAATCGCGGTCACGGCCTCCGTGTTAGAAGAGGCGGTGGGAAAGTACGCCGCCGGAAAGGCGCATACGGTGAGTTTCAAGGGTATCAATCGCAAAGTGCGCGTCTATGAGGTGAGGGAAGAGGGGTCAGGAAAGAGGGATTAG
- the ahcY gene encoding adenosylhomocysteinase, translating into MATVTDAAVRPYKIADISLAEWGRKEIDMAEKEMPGLMAIREKHAPQQPLRGYRVSGSLHMTIQTAVLIETLQALGADVRWASCNIFSTQDHAAAAIAERGTPVFAWKAETLEEYWWCTEQALTWPDGKGPHLVVDDGGDATLLIHRGYDLEETFKKTGKLPAISRQNKEVTIVDKLLHRIHGETPNKWHEYVADWLGVSEETTTGVHRLYKMMKEGKLLTRAMNVNDSVTKSKFDNLYGCRESLADGIKRATDIMVAGKIVVVAGYGDVGKGCAHAMRGLGARVLITEIDPICALQACMEGYQVTTMEEAAPIGDIFVTTTGCCDVVRGEHFDVMKDEAICCNIGHFDSEIQIAYLENRKDIKEINIKPQVDKFVYPDGRSIIMLARGRLVNLGCATGHPSFVMSNSFSNQTLAIVAFATETAKYEKGKVYTLPKTLDEEVARLHLGKLGAKLEKLTPEQAEYLGVPVEGPYKPDHYRY; encoded by the coding sequence ATGGCAACTGTGACAGATGCTGCGGTGCGTCCGTACAAAATCGCGGATATCTCCCTGGCGGAGTGGGGCCGTAAAGAAATCGACATGGCCGAGAAGGAAATGCCGGGTCTGATGGCGATCCGGGAGAAACACGCGCCGCAACAGCCGCTGAGAGGATATCGCGTTTCGGGCTCGCTCCACATGACCATCCAGACGGCGGTTTTGATCGAGACGCTGCAGGCCCTGGGCGCCGACGTGCGCTGGGCGAGCTGCAACATTTTCTCGACCCAGGACCACGCCGCGGCGGCCATCGCTGAACGCGGCACGCCGGTGTTTGCGTGGAAAGCCGAGACCCTGGAGGAGTACTGGTGGTGCACGGAGCAGGCGCTCACGTGGCCGGACGGGAAGGGGCCGCACCTTGTCGTGGATGACGGCGGAGACGCCACCTTGCTGATTCACCGGGGCTACGACCTCGAGGAGACGTTCAAGAAGACCGGCAAGCTGCCCGCGATTTCCAGGCAGAACAAGGAAGTCACCATCGTCGACAAGCTCCTCCACAGGATTCACGGCGAGACGCCCAACAAGTGGCATGAGTATGTCGCGGACTGGCTCGGCGTCTCCGAGGAGACCACGACGGGCGTACACCGCCTGTACAAGATGATGAAGGAAGGCAAACTGCTCACCCGGGCCATGAACGTGAACGATTCGGTAACCAAATCGAAGTTCGACAACTTGTATGGTTGCCGCGAATCGCTCGCGGACGGAATCAAGCGCGCCACGGACATCATGGTGGCGGGCAAAATCGTCGTGGTCGCGGGCTATGGCGACGTGGGCAAGGGGTGCGCGCACGCCATGCGGGGCCTCGGCGCGCGGGTGCTGATCACCGAGATCGACCCGATCTGCGCGTTGCAGGCGTGCATGGAAGGATATCAGGTCACCACGATGGAAGAGGCCGCGCCCATCGGCGACATTTTCGTGACAACCACCGGGTGTTGCGACGTGGTGCGCGGCGAGCATTTCGACGTGATGAAAGACGAGGCCATCTGCTGCAACATCGGCCATTTCGACTCCGAAATCCAGATTGCCTATCTTGAGAATCGGAAGGACATCAAGGAAATCAACATCAAACCGCAGGTGGACAAGTTCGTCTACCCCGACGGCAGGTCGATCATCATGCTCGCGCGGGGACGCCTTGTGAACCTCGGCTGCGCGACCGGGCACCCATCGTTCGTGATGTCGAACTCGTTCTCGAACCAGACGCTGGCGATCGTGGCGTTTGCGACCGAGACGGCCAAGTACGAGAAAGGCAAAGTATATACGCTGCCGAAGACCCTCGATGAAGAGGTCGCGCGCCTGCATCTGGGCAAGCTGGGCGCGAAACTCGAGAAGCTCACCCCCGAGCAGGCCGAGTATCTGGGCGTGCCGGTCGAAGGACCGTACAAGCCCGACCATTACCGGTATTAG